CATGAACAGCTTGGAGTATTACACTACCCAGTTATCCAAGGAGAACAACAGTTCTGACACTGGAGCTGAACATAGAGGGAATGTGACTGTGGTGTCCATCAGTACTACAGACATCACACCCAACACCAGCGTAGCTAATGATACCAAACTGACTGAAGATGAGTTCTCTGGTGATCTTTCAGGGTTTGAGCCTCACGACGAATCAACCCCAATAGTAACGACAGAGGAGAGTCCTCAGCTGGTGAACGGCTCTGAGCCTTTTCTGGATCCTTCCATAGTCCCAACCCACTTCTTTGATCCCTCTTCTCCCACCTTGGGTGGTCAGGTTCCCATCACAGATTGGTCTTCATCCACATTTACTGTTGGCCTTGGCAGCACTGCATTAATAGAGGCCACACCTCTGCTGCCAGATGATGTaatgtctctctcctctctgacagatgTCCATTGGTTTTTAACAGAGTCATTCCAACAAAGTACCATACACATTACTCCTGTCTTAACTGCAACCATAGCCTTCTCCCCTGTTCCCACTGAACCTGCTGCCAATGCCACTGCTGGTGAAAAAGAGTTAACTTTCCAGGACTCTACTTTTACAACGGAACAAACTCTTGATATCACTTTTATTTCAACTGAACCCATGTCCAATGTTACTTTGGTACCCCCGGATGTGTTGGGTGATCAGGCAGTGACTGAAGATGGAGTTGACATCCCAGCCACAATGACCTTGATCCCAACTAACAGTGGACCTAATACAGTGTCTGCTGTACCCACAACTACAACTGCCACCACTACTTCTCATCAAGCCACAGCTAGAACTACTGCCACCACCGAAGCTTCAACTAGTGTCAGCATCATTTCTACCACCAGTGAAAAGAGCATGACTACAGTGACAACATCAAGGCCGTACCTCTGCAGCTATGACAGGCCTGCTTATTTAGTTAAAATTggtaaatgaatgtatttaatgtgttttatgtaatcCACATGCAAGATGTGTGCAATTGacttaaaactttaaattgaatttaaaatatAACTACTTTTGTGCTTTCTTCTGAAGGTTTTCCTTCTGGGGCCACTGTTGGATATGCCAAATCTCAAGTGAGAGACATACTGAAAGCAGAATTCAACAAgtcagtggagctgcaggtaAACTTATTTCAAGTTGATTAATTTAGTTGCCCTGTAAACTCATCAATGAAGTGAACTTTGTTTAGACCTTAATTCCCCAACTCATCAACCAAACTCATTCCCAAACTAATCTCCTGGCAATGGGAATGGAGTCATTTAAATATCTTTAGTGAGGTTGCCAGCATTCAAAAAGACCTGCATatatgtgcacatttttttgtaaaagtggTAATAGACCTTGTCAGAGTGCTGAATCACTTTGACACTGTATTCTCTGTTGTGAAACTTGCCTTCATcagtctcagaggctgtgttcagtcccgATCTCTTCACCGCATAGTCTAGTTGAAGTCCTGCGGCACAACCCTGCGTGCATCACAGTGATGCAGATGAACCTTGAAGACCAGACCACTTcttgagtttttttattttttttttatcagtcgTGCTGTGATAAACAAACCCCAGATGTAGTCAAAAGTCACATCAAGTTCCATAAGATGAGATGACCTCTCAAAACATCAGCTGCTTATTTAACAAAAGCTGCttaactgaaaatgaattaCTGTGGTGGGTGATTTTTTCTATGATATATTCTGTCTATGAAGGTTGTGGATCCTCCACCAAGGTTTGTGTTTCGGGTCGTGTCCGGTCCAGTCGTATACACAGCCATATCTGTTATCAATGCTCTGCGAAGGTCTGGGCGccgcttcctgtctgtgtctccaagCTGGACAATACCAGACAGAAAATATCAAATCCACACAGGTAAATGACCTTTCAACAAGCTGTCCTTTTGTCAGTGTTCAAATTGTTTGTGTTGACCTTTAAATTATAAACTTGACTCTTCTTGTCTTGACTCTGTGCAGTGCTGCAGTTTGTTCCCAATCACATTGATGTGCGTTTCTGCAACTTCAGTGAGAGCATTCAGAAAGGTTTGACCATGGCCTTTGCCGAAGTGCGTCGGCGCTCAAAGGAATCAACCAACTTCACAGTGCATGTGAGTGGGACCGGAAAGCAGGGAGGCATTGAGTAGCCACATGAGATGTTTTCATTAGGGTTTCATTGTGGCTTTGAACGACTAAGCTGAATGACCCAATGGTGATAAGCCTGTGCCTTCTGAATAATAGCCTGTATTTGGTGGCGCTGCTTACCTTCAGTGGAACCTATAGATTAATTAAACATGTTGTATTATCTGTCAATCTGACAAATTGTAAAGTTTAGTATTTCATCTTAAAACGTACGTGAAAAAATTGATTGCTACACTGTGCAGAACCTTTCGCCTGTTTGCTGACTGTATTGTTACTGTACAAGGCTGTTCTGTTTAATCACGATTGTTGAGGCTTTTGGAGTTCAGTTAATGATTGGTGCCAGAAATGGTTGCCTAGGGACTCAAACAAAGAGTTTATTAAGATCACTGTTTAATTATAAGTTTCGTTTGCCAGAATCCAATCTGTGGTGCATAATCTATTCATCCATTCGTTTTCCATAATGTATTTGGCCTAGGTGGCAATATGATCATGGTATACATAGTAGCCAAGAGATCACTAACCCTATCTGTATCTGTCTAATCCTGATAAGATACCCAGAGCACCTCACCTGGCTCCTTCCAACACAAAAGACAGGCTATTTAACTATGAACTTCATTTGTCTGTTCCCCTGGCAGCATAGACACCCGTCAAAGGATGCTCATTTGCTCAGCTATATCCACTTTTGGTCACAATGCTGAGGTGAAGGTTCAGACACCTTGCAGCTCAGTTCTCTGTCAGTGTGGACAGTCCTCTTGTTCATCGTACTCTCCATCATGAAATCACTCAGGAACAAGACCCCAGGATACTTTACTTGGATACTTCTTGCTTGAAAGAGTTCATGCTCTAGTTGTTGAGTATCAAAGGAGCTTACTGTTTGTTAAGAAAGGGCTTATTTGGCTATGTGGTTAGTTGGCTTCAATAGAGTTTTGTTTAATCTTATTACAATGATGCCTGTATTATAGTCTTTTAGTTGGAATAAATGTAAGGAGTTAATCAAGCAGTTATTCTGgcatggaaatgttttatggacatGGAGCAAATTGTGCCCCTGGCCACACTGCCCGATTTCGTGTTCTAATTTCCAATCACTAAAGCCAATGTTTTTTGGGCTTATAACTCTTTAAGAGACTAACAGGCTTTGCTAGAAACTACATCAACAGAAGaatgggaaatgttttttacatattgttttGTATTCCTCTTAACAGTGCATTTCTGTCTTAATGTGTTCCAGATTATAAACATCACCATGGCTGCTCCTAAATATCAGGAGCAACGACTAGTGAGGCAGCCAGTGGACATCACCTTCACTGTACGTGGTTCAAGAGGTTACGTgatggggtcagaggtcagtaatGCTCTGATGAAGCTCACAATGGTGGAATTCAGCTATTACATGGGCTTTCCTGTGCTGCAGATTGCTGAGCGTGAGTACTACAAAGTTGTCTCTCCATATTCTAGATACATGCACTTACTTATACGTCACCTTTACTGTTatagctgctgtgttttatatgtCTGCTCACCAACGATGAACTTAAGTTAATATCATTTTGTACTTCCCAACAGCCTTCCATTATCCAGCTCTAAACACCAGCCAGGTGCTTCGGTCCTCGTGGGTTAGAACAGGTATGACAGTTTCAGTTGTTTGCATGATGAAAAGTTGCTACAACTGGTTACATTTGAGGCCCTCTGTGCAGACATTCTGTATGTTActtttctgttgtctgtgtaTGCAGTGCTCCTGGGTGTGCTGGACCAAAAAGTGAGTGAGAGGACCTTCCAAGCCAACATGGAGCGCCGGGTGGCAATGTTACTCGGGGAAGCTATGGGATCAGTCAGACGTGTCAAGAGAGCCACCACCATAGGCAACAGTAGTGTTCAGGTACTGTATCTATGCACAGATTtattaagaaataaaagtgttttcacaccttttttggCCTTTGGAGAAGCCTCTGGTATTTAAAATTTCAATAATTTCACTTGTATCAAATAgaagtttgcaaaaaaaaattgtttggGCAAGTGACAttagtttttgaaatgttcagCTGCTTTGGTTGTCTGCtctatttcaacattttctattttagtAATGTCACAAACGAATCAGTCGAAACAAGTCAAAATTAACTCATCTTaagaaacagactttttttatttgttttgaaataacattttaagtACACTGAATACTAAGCTGTAAGTTcatgttaaaacacacatggatgtgtttgttCAAGATATCCTTGCAATGCCTTTATCTGCAAACAGTAGACACCAAAGTTTAATTTCTTAGTCATTACACAACAAAACTTTCAAAACTCTTTAACAGAAAGTGTTAATGGATTACTTACTAAATCTTGAAAAGGCTTCCTTTCTTTTACTATTATATCATTATTCCCTGATGCAAGCTCTCTCTTAACTACCTTGCCTGAGTACTGAGGCCTCATTATGTGAACGCTGCAGTGTTTGGAACCATTGAAAGGCCTTACTGCTTTACTAATCAGGCTCTCGCTTTTGTGGGTTCGCTTCGCACCTGCTCTGCTCATCTCAAAGGGGACAGGATAGGGCtctgtctccatggcaacagcatcCCATTCAGCCCAGGGGCGAGCCACTCAAAGACCACAACCTCACGAGTCcttgttctttctcctcttcctcatttcTCCAGTCCTGTTACTTGATGCAAGCTcctgtgagcagcagagctccTAAGAGCAGATCAATTATTAATTGTTCCTCTTTCTCCGTCTGTATCCTGCATTTGGGATGATTAAGAGAGTGTCTCTGTTGTCGAGAGGTTAGACATTAAGGAGGGAGAGATACAGAGACAGGGCGGGGTAAAAGATTCAGAAATCAGCAGAGCAGgatgagcagaaaaaaactCAGACAAAAGAGACTTGTTGTGGCAGACGAAAGATGCATATTTGATCTGACCTCATGAAGTCTCAGTACATATGGTGGACTTCATACAGGGAGGATGTCAGAATGATAAATACCATCCATAGAGAAGTACCTGCCTCACTCTTTCTGACCTTTCTGCCTCATGCAGTAGTCTCCATAAAACCCACTGACCAGTTCAGAAAAATATTGATGGTGAACCTTTAGTGTCAGTGCTAAGATTAGAGCTCTAATTTTAGGCTCTGGCATCCTTTCTACCTTTCAAAATTATTTGTTCACAGTCATGTTTTAAACATGGATGGGAGGCtagattattataattatttttaggTTTCAGAGTGTCTGTTGGATATAATGAGAGttaggtcacacacacacacacacacaaacagatgccCTAGACCGTCGTGACAAAATCAGCATGGTGTTGTCACCTATGAGAATACCTTATGAGTCTGCCTAGACAGATAAAAGAGGAGGTTGACTTGGGGTCATGCGATAACACACATTGACGCTGCCATCTTTCCACTCTAATAACCGTGCATGGGCTGGATTAAACCCTGGATGAGGGAGCCTGCCCAGTCGTTTTTCTGTGTCAACCCAGGCATGACCTGCGCTTTACTCTTTCCAGTAATGCAGACAGCAGACTGCACTGTGCCTCAGGGCACCCAGAGggagactgcacacacacacacacacacagacacaggcataTTAGACAACATGGAGGAATATTTAAACAGTGAATACTCTAATGGGAATAGAAGAATGTGTGTTGATATATCAATAGTGTGCTATCATTATATACTTGAGTGTGTGTAGACTTTTTGTGTACATAAAAACTACacaaaaaatggagaaaaaataatGTTCATGTAAAAGGCAGTTACACATGTGTCAggttaaatacaaatacatacagtacagttaaaatattttcattgtttctgtgCCTCGTCAGatcagatgagaaagaaaagatagaAAACCACTGAATATGTAGTTTCACAGGAATGTTTTATCAGGGGCTTAAATATAAAGTTCGACTCCAATATGTGGTAACAAAAGAGGCCACATAGTTGATCCCTGAACTGTGGTTTCAGCAAACGCAAAAGTCAAAAGTGATTCATGTCCCAGCGTTTTATCAAAAATGAGGTACCACACTCTCCATTAAGAAGTCATCTTTATTACTGAAATTGTGTCACATTGCTCATTAGGGCATTCATTAGACATTCCAGTTTTAATATAGCGAGTGTAGTACCTCATCTTCCATGGaccctgtgtttatttttggaagCACTTCTTTTCCAGTTGTTTGAGTCTATTAGCCAAAAATCTTGCAGCAGAAATATTTATAGAGGGGTACATCCAAATAGAAACCTGTCAGCATAAGTAGTATTCATTCTGATGGACTTAAATTGAAGATAATAGTAAGATAATCCATGCATTGTTATGTGTTCATTTAGAAACAAATGGTAACTAGCAAGGAAAAGACAGCTcatcaacagaaacataaagattTTTAACAAGATCATTGCTAGGAACCACAAAAGTGACAGTTTGGAGCCTCTGACCCTGAGCAATCAGTTATACAGTTTAGTGAGTGTCCTTCAGCTGTTTTCCTCCATCTGGACATGTTTATattcgacaaaaaaaaaaaaagtatgagaTGCCATGATGTCTGCCAACTATGGACAGTACAGGCAGCCATCCTGTAGAATTCAGTCTTGGGATTGCTTTGTGTAACTGTACAACAGCCAAGGAATATAAGGCTCTGCAACaataaatgtttcacttttattcCAATATACTTATCCCCCCAAAGTCAAGTCAAGGATACAGTCAGATTCTCCTAGGATTTCTCCAATGGTATTCATCGCCAGGTTTACACTTCCTGTACTTAAATGGGAAACAGGGTTCTCTTTTAGCTTGACTTGGTTAACAGTGTTCAGACGTGGATTAAAGTTGCTCTGTTGACAAATGGTTGTCTTACATCTAATTAAGTACTAGAGATTTGTATAGAAACCTATTTTTGCATCTGCATTAACTCATATACTACATGATGTCATGGAGATGGTTGGGTTAATGAAAGTACACCCTTCCTTTTTTACCCCTCCTAGGTTGTAAGTGCGAGCCGATTGGTGGGTACAGACCATCCCTTGGAGATAGTGTATTTCGTGGAGGGTCCCGGTGGTCAGAGGATGCCTGCAGTTCAAGCAGCCAACCTCCTCAACAGCATGGATGTTCAAAGGGCTGCCATCGTCTTGGGATATCGTGTTCAAGGCATTTTGGCACAGCGTGAGTACCTCTGGCATAGTAGTTAACTGACCTTCAAGAACAGCATATGATGATCTTCCACGTCTACAAATTTTAATGAAGCTGCTATGTCCGCAGGACTTCACATTGCTAAATTGTAGAGCAGGACACTGAGTCTCTGCCATTTTTCTAGATGCTGGCATGGAGTTGTAATGATGTTTTCACCCATatctgtaaacaaaaaataatgcacTCCACTatggattaaaaaaagtaattaaactttattgttgTTACTCTTACCATTGTTTTCTTGAACTGATATTTAACTTGAAATACAGTGTAATACATAGGCTGTTTTGCTTGCACAGTTCAAAATAGCACCACAAGGTCTATTTGTACTTAACTAAGGAGAGCTAAACAAGTGCAAGAACAGATTGAtacaggaagaaagagaaaggtaTCACTATTAGGAAAATTGTTCTTGAACTCCTAATAAGAAAAATGATACAAGCTAACTCCTGACTCTGTGTGGTCCTTTGGATGTTTATAGTAACATTGAGCTAATTACCTCCTCCTGTACACATTGTACCAAAAGCCAGTCTTGCTCATTAAGAATCTAAACAAGGGATGAAGGTCTAATGATAGCCCCTCAAGGGagttctgtctctgtgctgacTGTGTTCTCTTTTGGTACTTTCCCAGGGGAAGAAGTGAGTGTTAATTAAAACTAATGAAGGTCTGCATTGAAAATTAGAACAGTGAGACAAGAGCCAGTACTCCAGTGATATGTTTAGCTTTGCATTCTCAAGGTGTTTGTACATTTCCTTAAGGGAAATCAATGGATATGCTTGAAATATTCGCCCACATACACAAATGAAATGACTCTATTTGGATGGTATGTGCAGATCTGTGCCTGAAACTCGACTAAAAACGCTCTCGATCTTTTCCACTTTAGCTGTAGAGAAGGTGACATCCTCACCCTCTGATGGTGAGAACACCAACCTGTGGATCGTCATCGGGGTAGTGATCCCCCTCGTTGTGGTCATCGTCATCATTTCTATCCTTTACTGGAAACTGTGTCGGACAGACAAGCTGGAGTTCCAGCCAGATGCCATGACCTCCATTCAGCAGAGACAAAAGGTAAAGCCCCATCATTGTCTGACTCCACGTCCGACTTTCTTTTGTCAGTGTTTAAAATTGGCACCACAGTCAGGGTTGTTATATCAGTCACCAGGAGCAAAAAACAGTAGGGAAGGTGTTGGTATGTCACATTATAAGAATAGTTTGAAATTTTCAAATCATTTAACtgctcaaaaacaacaacaaacaactgcaactggttttaaaattcagagtgtacagatgaaacaaacaagatgttACATGTTTAATTATGAGTGGTATCTATTCCAACTCTCAGCAGGAAAGCAAATCTCCCAAAATCACTGGACCACCTATTTTAAGCACAGTTCAAAACTGAAAGGCTGGTAGTGGCTGACAGTCACTTTTCATTAACAACTTGCTGCTTTATGTATTAAAGGTTATATTATCCTAAATTATGTTAATGGTCAAAACGGTTATCCAAGCATTACTGTATCCTGCATAGAAAAATTCAAGGGAGCTGATGTGAAAAGCCAGAAAAAATTAGATGCCTTTTATATCCAGATGAACAGATAATTAATTAGGTGTATCAGTCATTGCCATGAATGGGCTGTAGGACTGCACAGAGTCTAGCGTTCATTCCTTCTTTTAGATGGGCTGAGtaaaactttaatgatcccagaAGAGAGACTTATTAGAGGACATGAGCTAAATTAGAAGTCATGATGCTGCTAGTACATAGAAAGTGCTGctcttttactttatttgaaactgttttgatgttttcttacatcCTCTTTCGCTTAATGCACTAACAATCCTGCCCTTCAGTTCCCCTTtgtctcattttattttcattttacgACATTTGAAAAGCTTGTCCCTCCCCTCTGCCTTCACTTGAAATGGAAAGAAGGGCATGTGGCTGCGATGGCACTGTTTCATCCCTCTGTAATGTCTCTTTCACTTTAAAGCACTTCTTGCCCTGAAGTTAACTAACACAAGGGAaatgtgttctgctgtctgagGTCCCTTATTTGAGTTAATGTACATCctgatgaatgaaatgttttaatatataatgataaaatgGCTATATAGTCAGAATTATCATAAATTCACTTTAAAAGGGTCAAGTACATGATAAACTGTATAGTAATGCTAATTTGTTGTGATAACTGAAAGCAGTACCAAAGCTTAAATCAAGCCCATCATGTAAAAGcccagctgcagtgttttggccTTTTGTTGTTGAGACTAACTTTTGTTCCAGTCCCAAGGTCATCATGTTTGATGCACTTGACTGAATATCTGTCTAATTaccacacacctgcagtgttCTAGCTATCTTTCTTTCcacaattttgattttttttttattgcatagTCCCTGTtttgatgatttgtgtttttttccatcctACTGCCATATCTTTGATCCTCTTCCCCCCACTTGCATTTTTTCTCGGCTGAGCTGAGCTTCAAGCTGAACGCCTCCACGTTGGTTTGATGCAGTAAATCTAATGTGCAGAAGTAACACTCACTTagcctgctctctctgcttAACACAATGATCTGTCACTGAACAccgctcccctctctctcagtccaCTACCTCATTCAGAGAATCAACGACCTCCCTTCTCCAGACTCTCCCTCCAACTAGAAAGGATATAGAATTTAGTGATGGGGAgtatgaggaagaagaagaggagtatgaggaagaggaagaggaggaggaggacaaagaggaggaggaggaggagaaggaggttaAAAAGGGGAAGGTACAGAGCATTGTCTGGTGGTTCCTAGCAGATGTAGATGAGACCTAGTTTATGTGTTTGCTGTCTGAACAGTGGTTGTTGAAATCCTACACAGTTATATAAAGTAGTCAATAGTTAATAGCGGagcttttgattttctttttcatgtgttgcATACAGAGACAATAGCATCATCACTCATTAGCAGTGTTCCacacaatatattttttctttttactgtaagAAAGTTCTGCATCCACCCTTACAAAATACATACTGCTACATGCAGAATGCGTAAAACTGGGACTCactacttcaaaataaaaatgtgcctTGAACTTTGACTAGCTTGCTcatgaataataatgatttaaagtaaaaagaaaaagtatgcAAATTTCACAACAGCTATCATCTGTAGCTGGCTCAGTCAATGTGATGCGTCTTCGTCCGCGCAGAGTATTGTGGGTCAGAGTGGCCGGAAAAGCATGCTGGCTTGCATCCTGAAAAATCTGACTGGATGCTGTAGGACCTCCTGGTATTTTTGGCATACTACATTTGACACACTATTTATTGGGATGTCTTTTTTTGGCACACTAAATAGTATGGTAGTATGGGTGCTGGAGCACCGCCTAAACATTTATGCTATTCATCATTACTTCTACTTAGAGTCCAGTAGCTCTCTCCAAGAGCAAAGAGAGTAagagcagtgaggaggaagaagaggaggaggacgaagaggaggaggaggaagaagaggaagaggaagaagaggaagaagaagaagaagaagatgaggacaAAGATAAGGCAAAGGAGAGCTTCAGAAACAAACCAGAAGAGCAAAGAAGACAAGGGAGCAAATCAGTGATAATGAAAACAGgggagatgaagaaagaagagagaactAAAGTGATAACTAAAGGGAGGAGAGCCAAGGAGGAGGTATATGTTGTTCAGTAGCCATAGCAACTAGTGCGTCCCGGTTGTGATGTCCAGAAACAGGAAATCCAGTATGACACATAATATTGGATTTCCCGGACTGAAGTATTgctgtgtttatagtgtttaGATCCTGAGGAATCTGTGTTGTGAAGTCAGTTTGTGTGTATCAGTTGTTTGTTGTGATTCCCCAGTTTTACTATTAAACCAGGCTAAGTAGTAATTAGCAAGTGTAATGTGGGAGATATCAatagctgtgtgttttctttcattcagtTTTAATTATAATGACACAGCTTTTcctgtttcagctgcagctttttttcaatGGCTGGCCTTGTTTGTATGCCATGGAGAGcagcgcacacaaacatacacacacaccctgtctctttctctctctctctgtgtttggatTAGCAGTTTCGTACTGGCAAGCATCACACTGGATTAGCAGTTTTATACCAACAAGCTCTTCCTAAGCCAGACAGTTTTGCATCGGTAAAGTCTGCAAGTGCACGTATAATTGAGAGATTTAACAGGAACATGTCATGTCACTCCTACCCTCTCTTGTATACACATTTTAGTGTCACAGGACCAGAGTTTGAGCAGAGATCTGACATCCTCTGTTTACTTCTTTTGCTGTCTCAAAGTCCCGGGGGCTTTTCGCTCAAACAGTCTCACTGCTTCCATCCCCCGCTACTGCAAAGGGAAGGAAGGAGCTCAGTTTTTCCCCACATCTCTCTTTGCCCCTGTTCCTCATATTCTGTCTCTTTATTCATTGATGCCTGTCTGTGAATCTCCCTCATGAACACCCATCTATTGGTCATCAGCTTAATTATGTACTCAAAACCCGTCTGTCCATCAATCTGGATGTCACTTCACTCACTCACAACTCTTGTTCCAGAGAGAATTCAAACTGCCACTGTGGATTAAACCACAGATTAATAATTccactttaaaatgattattacCATATTATTGAATATGTCCCTGTCATTAAATAGCTTCTGCCACATGGCTTTCCACCTTTCTTTCCATTCCTTATTTCCTTCCCCCTTTGCGTCTCCTCTGCCCCTCAGTTGCAGGCTCCCAGTGTGAAAGGTTTTGACTTTGCCAAGCTGCACCTTGGCCAGCAGGGTAAGGATGACGTAATGGTGATTCAGGAACCCGTCCCGCCAGGGCCTGGCCCTGGACCCCTGCCCATGTCTATTAAAGATGGCTTCAGTCCATCTGAGAACGGGGAGATTCCAACTCCAATATCCAAAAACTCCTCCACTAAGGCGTCCCGCAGCGGTCGAAGACGAGACAGGTCAGTGCCTCTTTTCAGTGCATTGCAAAATAAACTCTTTacaatgattttaaatgaatatggAGAAATGAGAACATTAAATTGCATCAGTTGTCAATGTAGGTTAAGCTGTCACAGGTTatgtaacagaaaacaaagaagaggcCCTGAATTTGCACTAGCACTTCCTTGTAGACTAGTGTTTTACTCAGTGACAAACACTAGGTTCCGATCATATTTTGTCTCTCTTGATGCAGAACTTTGTCAACTCACAGTTGGTTTAAACCCTTTTACCTgataaagacatttcaaaatgtatttagatGTTTAACAGGACTTGTTTTATAGCCCATTGCTCTGATTTTTTACTCACCTCATCTGGGACAGTCACTCAACCAGACAAAAAGGCTTTTGGCAGATCCTCTGATCAATTATTTATACACTAGACAGTGAGGGACCTTCACTCTTGCATCCTGTCAGTTGGTCTATATCATTTATCTTAAGTCATGATAAAATGCACGTGATTTATTTACTATTGGATTTCATAGAGATCTCccatttgacattaaaaaacCCTTTCTGTTACTAATGCTATTTATACCTGTTGATTTTTACCCTCACGTGTTAGTCGTATCAGAGAAGTAATTGGGAATGTAATTATTCTGCTAGTGGAAATACTAAATACTGCATTTACCACAATAAGCTTTGAATTGCATGATTACTTCTTAGAAGTCTTCCCCCAGTTTTTACCTTTATCTTTCATTCATGCATGGCAAATTGGTATGTTAGTGTGTTCTTACTTCTATTATTCATACATGTCTTCTCTCGGTAGGATCTCGCCGTCTGACGGTGACTCGGTGGTAAGTGACCATTCCAGCGAGCGGGAATCAACTGAGGAGAACCTGAGAGCCCACGCCACGCCCAGCGACAGCAAGCAGACCCGCAAAGTCCCCATCAATGTTTTAAATGGCAAGTGGCCTTGGCAACACTCACA
This sequence is a window from Acanthopagrus latus isolate v.2019 chromosome 8, fAcaLat1.1, whole genome shotgun sequence. Protein-coding genes within it:
- the si:ch211-1e14.1 gene encoding UPF0606 protein KIAA1549 isoform X1; its protein translation is MAGLVSSVGLMVMFKALMHAHGQHAVFLGMTVLVTVIAADSPVAGEAVSDFTHHPMGFLGGVPSSTGSSPSALPASHNTAFESPDSPGALPSISDPNHEVSTADITHLQWGHVASEKSKSFTASDLLAEEEPHSLSTPSLSPSEPVLESSPQFEAPAKLSTAKQSPSSMPSRSTLQPQSNSSITSLSPSALTRSTTPQLGLNSEQKATFDKQKDGASEQALAIMTSLPGQSLEPHKLAFADSPADESYSDILDVNQLRPSSAPLVDNKPAHDINMLYNPDEVLAPGYNVPFIVPHPTSPSSEPTEVSPGDFYPTNTMEFDWGSGDYLETMSFLNSDGDDYSFVTKVPSDSYDLEDYTESYDTSFPSRVGIYPSSLRPLHVSPSLSLMTAYSTIDPLKTTYHSSLSSTAHYTLEPTPSDNSDIPDASDIDWPDPFTIHPTDVLLPDMNSLEYYTTQLSKENNSSDTGAEHRGNVTVVSISTTDITPNTSVANDTKLTEDEFSGDLSGFEPHDESTPIVTTEESPQLVNGSEPFLDPSIVPTHFFDPSSPTLGGQVPITDWSSSTFTVGLGSTALIEATPLLPDDVMSLSSLTDVHWFLTESFQQSTIHITPVLTATIAFSPVPTEPAANATAGEKELTFQDSTFTTEQTLDITFISTEPMSNVTLVPPDVLGDQAVTEDGVDIPATMTLIPTNSGPNTVSAVPTTTTATTTSHQATARTTATTEASTSVSIISTTSEKSMTTVTTSRPYLCSYDRPAYLVKIGFPSGATVGYAKSQVRDILKAEFNKSVELQVVDPPPRFVFRVVSGPVVYTAISVINALRRSGRRFLSVSPSWTIPDRKYQIHTVLQFVPNHIDVRFCNFSESIQKGLTMAFAEVRRRSKESTNFTVHIINITMAAPKYQEQRLVRQPVDITFTVRGSRGYVMGSEVSNALMKLTMVEFSYYMGFPVLQIAEPFHYPALNTSQVLRSSWVRTVLLGVLDQKVSERTFQANMERRVAMLLGEAMGSVRRVKRATTIGNSSVQVVSASRLVGTDHPLEIVYFVEGPGGQRMPAVQAANLLNSMDVQRAAIVLGYRVQGILAQPVEKVTSSPSDGENTNLWIVIGVVIPLVVVIVIISILYWKLCRTDKLEFQPDAMTSIQQRQKSTTSFRESTTSLLQTLPPTRKDIEFSDGEYEEEEEEYEEEEEEEEDKEEEEEEKEVKKGKSPVALSKSKESKSSEEEEEEEDEEEEEEEEEEEEEEEEEEEDEDKDKAKESFRNKPEEQRRQGSKSVIMKTGEMKKEERTKVITKGRRAKEELQAPSVKGFDFAKLHLGQQGKDDVMVIQEPVPPGPGPGPLPMSIKDGFSPSENGEIPTPISKNSSTKASRSGRRRDRISPSDGDSVVSDHSSERESTEENLRAHATPSDSKQTRKVPINVLNGKNRIGPPPLNGTNEQLSSAAIFEHVDRMSRAADASRRLPNKVQLIAMQPMPVPPLHSPPINGKLSDTNQINKEIQVALRHKSEIEHHRNKIRLRAKRKGHYDFPAMDDMTTSHGDAKEQDRIYQKAQTQIDKILDPDAQMSSILMGSKKSCRGRRSPKQRMKDQLNGGMMEADKDHLITEDGDAAYRKCPGVNNVAYVSDPDQGPGSPHRSPSPTDDVFLGPASSPPGHAPPPPPYMPPQPSIEEARQQMHSLLDDAFALVSPTSQGSTAGITLPGVNSNPPASSPPGRGPRPWGPTFPALSPFPSRFTELAMSPPSVQGLIPRPGLGSSYLPPGETAGQCEQLQPDSLYSSRGLYADELPSSARPRPVGGTTGAQLHHLTQVGLSSRMNGYPAGVRAAPGHNGGIGWNHYHDDNFSRTEPEKDAFLDCPDYSSSSIFQTPRSGIREPSAPPVHLDTSGMGYLSAPPPLDTSPPTHSSASLIKAIREELLRLSQKQVAVPSYHS